From the genome of Nasonia vitripennis strain AsymCx chromosome 1, Nvit_psr_1.1, whole genome shotgun sequence, one region includes:
- the LOC100123571 gene encoding aminotransferase-like venom protein 1 precursor → MRLSMMIKVAFAGLICLLVRPSVGTPLSERFSKRFARSLADEDPIVDLQVDKTDDFAPPHLLQAMLQALASNDTSLNQYASGRGHPRLRKALAAFYSRVINREIDWQKNVLVTIGATEAIFDSFHALTQPGDEWIVVEPFFSKYAPTIKIAGGIPKFTSMKLTKTSGEIKGSDWVLNKEELRSLFNNKTRGIIINNPNNPTGKILTMEDLQFIADLVKQHDAYVIADDAHEWVLFDPVKTPFIRMVELPGMWERTITIGSASKSFTVSGWRVGWAYAPANLISRLLEIHANAVQSVPTPQQEAVAFGFEEELRLYGKPEGYFVSKARAVREKHNFMYQAFVDAGMIPIRPDGGYCMLARWPSFDDHRELFDGQEKAVAFENFMSQRINILGSTMADFYSTEHRYMGEDYIRFCLEKRNETLVRTADNLKKLLTF, encoded by the exons ATGAGGCTATCGATGATGATCAAAGTGGCGTTTGCCGGATTG ATTTGCCTGCTAGTTAGGCCAAGTGTTGGTACTCCTTTGTCAGAAAGATTCTCAAAAAGATTCGCAAG GAGTTTAGCAGACGAGGATCCCATCGTCGACCTCCAGGTTGACAAGACTGACGATTTCGCACCACCGCATTTGCTGCAGGCTATGCTCCAGGCTCTCGCATCCAACGACACTTCGCTCAACCAGTATGCGTCAGGCAGG GGACACCCAAGACTGCGCAAAGCTCTGGCAGCTTTCTACTCAAGGGTGATAAACCGCGAGATTGACTGGCAAAAGAACGTGCTCGTGACGATCGGCGCGACCGAGGCAATATTCGACAGCTTCCATGCTCTCACCCAACCGGGTGACGAGTGGATCGTCGTTGAACCATTTTTCTCGAAGTATGCTCCGACCATTAAAATCGCTGGCGGCATTCCCAAGTTCACTTCTATGAAATTG ACGAAGACTAGCGGTGAGATAAAGGGCTCCGATTGGGTGCTCAACAAGGAAGAATTGAGGAGCCTCTTTAACAACAAGACTAGAGGTATTATCATTAACAATCCAAACAACCCTACGGGCAAGATTCTGACAATGGAAGATCTTCAGTTCATTGCCGATTTAGTAAAGCAGCACGATGCTTACGTCATCGCTGATGACGCTCACGAGTGGGTGCTATTCGACCCGGTCAAAACTCCCTTCATCAGAATGG TTGAGCTACCTGGAATGTGGGAGCGTACTATAACTATCGGTTCTGCCAGCAAGTCCTTCACCGTCTCGGGATGGAGAGTCGGTTGGGCCTATGCACCGGCGAACCTCATCAGTCGTCTCCTTGAGATTCACGCCAACGCCGTACAAAGTGTTCCCACCCCACAGCAG GAAGCCGTGGCCTTCGGCTTTGAAGAAGAGCTTCGTCTTTACGGTAAACCCGAAGGCTACTTCGTCTCCAAAGCACGCGCCGTCCGCGAGAAGCACAACTTCATGTACCAGGCTTTCGTCGACGCTGGTATGATCCCCATCCGTCCCGACGGCGGATACTGTATGCTTGCCAGGTGGCCTAGCTTCGATGATCACAGGGAGCTTTTTGATGGCCAGGAGAAGGCTGTCGCCTTCGAGAATTTCATGAGCCAAAGGATCAACATACTTGGTTCCACCATGGCTGACTTCTACAGTACCGAACATCGCTATATGGGCGAGGACTACATTAGGTTCTGTCTGGAAAAGAGAAACGAAACTTTAGTTAGAACTGCTGATAATTTGAAAAAGCTGCTGACCTTCTGA
- the LOC100123578 gene encoding kynurenine--oxoglutarate transaminase 3 — MRLSMMIKVAFAALICLLVRPSVGTPLSERFSKRFARSLADEDPIVDLQVDKTDDFAPPHLVKALLQAIVSNDTSLNQYASGIGHPRLRKALAAFYSKVIDRELDWQKNVIVTVGATEAVYDSFHALTRSGDEWIVVEPFFSKYAPTIKLAGGIPRFTSMKLTKTSDEITGADWVLDKKEIRSLFNSKTRGIILNNPNNPTGKILTIEELLFVADLVKKHDAYVIADDAHEWVLFDPVKTPFIRMAQLPGMWERTITIGTASKSFTVSGWRVGWAYAPANLISRLLEIHTKAVQSVPTPQQEAVAFGFEEELRLYGKPEGYFVSKARAVREKHNFMYQAFVDAGMIPIRPDGGYCMLARWPSFDDHRELFDGQEKAVAFENFMSQRINILGSTMADFYSTEHRYMGEDYIRFCLEKRNETLVRTANNLKKLRTF, encoded by the exons GAGTTTAGCAGACGAGGATCCCATCGTCGACCTCCAGGTTGACAAGACTGACGATTTCGCACCACCGCATTTGGTGAAAGCCCTGCTTCAGGCTATCGTTTCGAACGACACTTCGCTCAACCAGTACGCTTCAGGCATT GGACACCCAAGACTGCGCAAAGCTCTGGCGGCATTTTACTCAAAGGTGATAGACCGCGAGCTTGACTGGCAAAAGAACGTGATCGTGACGGTCGGCGCGACCGAGGCGGTATACGACAGCTTCCATGCGCTCACCCGATCTGGCGACGAGTGGATCGTCGTTGAGCCATTTTTCTCGAAGTATGCTCCGACCATCAAACTCGCCGGTGGCATTCCCAGGTTCACTTCTATGAAATTG ACGAAAACGAGCGATGAAATAACTGGTGCCGACTGGGTTCTGGACAAGAAAGAGATAAGGAGCCTCTTCAACAGCAAGACCAGAGGTATAATACTTAATAATCCGAACAATCCTACCGGAAAGATTCTAACGATCGAGGAGCTTCTGTTTGTTGCCGATTTGGTGAAGAAGCACGACGCTTACGTTATCGCTGATGACGCTCACGAGTGGGTGCTATTCGACCCGGTCAAAACTCCCTTCATCAGGATGG cacAATTACCTGGAATGTGGGAGCGTACCATCACCATCGGTACGGCCAGCAAGTCCTTCACCGTCTCGGGATGGAGGGTCGGTTGGGCCTATGCACCGGCGAACCTCATCAGTCGTCTCCTTGAGATTCACACCAAAGCCGTACAGAGTGTTCCCACCCCACAGCAG GAAGCCGTGGCCTTCGGCTTTGAAGAAGAGCTTCGTCTTTACGGTAAACCCGAAGGCTACTTCGTCTCCAAAGCACGCGCCGTCCGCGAGAAGCACAACTTCATGTACCAAGCTTTCGTCGACGCCGGTATGATCCCCATCCGTCCCGACGGCGGATACTGCATGCTCGCCAGGTGGCCCAGCTTCGATGATCACAGGGAGCTTTTCGATGGCCAGGAGAAGGCTGTCGCCTTCGAGAATTTCATGAGCCAAAGGATCAACATACTTGGTTCCACCATGGCTGACTTCTACAGTACCGAACATCGCTATATGGGCGAGGACTACATTAGGTTCTGTCTGGAAAAGAGAAACGAAACTTTAGTTAGAACTGctaataatttgaaaaagctGCGGACCTTCTGA
- the LOC100123563 gene encoding Fanconi anemia group M protein encodes MAQQQVPSLSQGNFISSDQETAGFDLSSGSKWIYPENYPRRDYQFSIVQTALYNNTLVCLPTGLGKTFIAAVVMYNFWRWYPRGRVVFLAPTKPLVAQQIEACHEIMGIPSEETVELTGAINQVKRKQAWIQKRVVFATPQTFQKDLQNDIVPCQLIKCIVIDEAHKALGKHSYCEIVRMMSDKTKFFRILALSATPGSKIDHVREVIQNLLISELELRDDSSPDITPYTNDRSMEKIIVGLGTDLTNYKDRYVNIMDPHVRILVKNKILQTNTANISKGRIFMLLKQCESRPQKSNNHGIIMKTLNILLTMYHAYELLVKHGLRAFYNFYITHSDKFWLDSELDLQLLLEDIKRYIGEFPVIHPLPDGTIPDIPSDLKFGHNKFDKLRELLTDHFRSFAAQNKSTRAIVFVEYRDIVNEVYVLLLQTRPLIRPQMFVGQAGQKQKEQLAALEDFRNDKVNVLISTSVGEEGLDVGEVDLIICFDISSSTPTRLVQRMGRTGRKRSGRVVILLTEGKEVQTLNQALCKKDSLNSKVLQSSNIASSLYQSSPRMVPANVTPECTPIFIKAQPKTPKVKGKRQQTKPPGERKPRKSKKDSIGAGASAGGEDFEPMEVVPGPSTSKAGGQKASGSTQPSMMMFLTEQRPQKKQPSSTVVSSSGFDSDSGIIMEEFQPISRPNSSDPYSYIRPSDVKLLTSDSHALEFLTLCAMKKSEQESDQKAEPYLQIDRTWLPKRTPPRLEMFEELEIPNLNILDCIKNLCVYEKTEEEIEVHCLSDESVHEFAPPVVEDNDTRQSDFFNNFASPPKSKYAEASEQRAQMVKEVAAANFFADDFSASVNSVRKAESIGSDFFDVDFSLQKEVPQYKERSRETSVELNERTPTKEIFQPRDQSRESSVESKPRTPAKVEVDFTSLLDEGTESESSQCVEASVEGSNIFDELLEADDSSDETEMFDTTVLPNRTLVGKRSASRSPEHEKEEPLAKRQKTEESSDSEAVPGTPPKDKDLSRSILSYSVGSIVPAPAAADDDSDVDMFEDMDFETQFTFRDTKLKQSQVKQDVEKKEKIAAGDELVFDDPSILDSDNDRTLLPEVEELNTKEEKDSKDKPMLPAAKEPNADVRTVDNDKSKGKTSANSFDFDDWMDDFDFDVDACVVEKEKIEREEVSSFFERKTRSQEASTSGWIDSKMPAPLSLMNSNKPSLSLKKKPDDVHKKVLSVQGVPRPNAGLLSLKRDKDGFAVPSIKLNHGGISSSNKENSLPRWHRDKNISPRFRKYHSENNITIDSHKEEERKKRSKLRKRIVNDFLDDEAEVSSDMDTSEGSSCGEEDKDKDLESFVSYTQDVHEDEDMRAHYLQTVNKSPIRSGAFMFKKPREVVPMHEIYSQPITQSQANDTYMHDSFCVGDETQIDDIRHDSESSSSDSILDSIESSSESRRRKVRDKKREKFKVLKNKRRMNKNKRDLSSSSSSNTCGSSSEDETEALRRQVLEESMMMKKKKSRH; translated from the exons ATGGCGCAACAACAAGTGCCTTCCCTGTCACAGGGGAATTTCATATCCTCGGATCAAGAGACAGCAGGATTCGACCTGTCCTCAGGCTCAAAATGGATCTACCCAGAGAACTATCCCAGGAGGGATTACCAGTTCTCCATTGTACAAACTGCCCTGTACAACAACACGCTAGTATGCTTGCCAACAG GTTTGGGCAAAACATTTATTGCTGCAGTAGTCATGTACAATTTCTGGAGGTGGTATCCCAGGGGGCGAGTAGTTTTTCTCGCTCCCACCAAACCACTTGTTGCTCAGCAGATAGAAGCTTGTCACGAGATCATGGGTATTCCTAGTGAGGAAACTGTGGAGCTTACAG GTGCTATCAATCAAGTCAAGCGTAAACAGGCTTGGATCCAAAAACGTGTGGTTTTTGCCACCCCTCAGACTTTCCAAAAAGATCTACAGAATGATATTGTACCTTGTCAATTAATTAAGTGTATAGTTATTGATGAAGCTCATAAAGCTCTGGGAAAACACTCTTATTGCGAG ATTGTACGTATGATGAGTGATAAAACCAAGTTTTTTCGGATTCTGGCTTTATCTGCAACACCAGGAAGCAAAATTGATCACGTTAGAGAg gttattcaaaatttactcATCTCTGAGCTAGAACTAAGAGATGACTCCTCACCAGACATAACACCTTATACCAATGATAGGTCaatggaaaaaataattgttggCTTGGGCACAGATCTCACTAATTACAAAGATAGATATGTAAATATCATGGACCCCCATGTGAGAAttttagtgaaaaataaaattcttcaAACGAATACAGCAAACATCTCAAAAGGAAGG ATATTTATGCTCTTAAAGCAATGTGAAAGCAGGCCTCAAAAATCAAACAATCACGGTATTATAATGAAAACGTTGAACATACTGCTCACTATGTATCACGCCTATGAGTTATTAGTCAAACATGGCTTGAGAGCCTTCTACAACttctatataa CTCACTCCGACAAGTTCTGGCTGGATTCAGAATTAGACCTTCAGTTACTACTGGAAGATATAAAGCGCTATATTGGAGAGTTTCCAGTGATTCACCCATTGCCTGATGGAACTATTCCAGAC ATACCCAGTGATCTCAAGTTTGGTCACAACAAATTTGACAAACTTCGCGAGCTTTTGACAGACCACTTTAGATCTTTCGCCGCGCAGAACAAGAGCACGAGAGCCATCGTATTCGTTGAA TACCGTGACATAGTGAACGAGGTATACGTACTACTGCTGCAGACGCGACCGTTGATCCGTCCGCAGATGTTCGTCGGCCAAGCCGGTCAGAAGCAGAAGGAGCAGCTTGCAGCCCTTGAAGATTTTCGTAATGATAAAGTCAACGTGCTCATTTCCACGTCTGTCG GTGAAGAAGGTCTGGACGTAGGCGAAGTAGATCTGATAATCTGCTTCGACATTTCCTCGTCGACCCCAACTCGATTGGTGCAGCGAATGGGTCGAACAGGTCGTAAACGCAGCGGTCGCGTCGTAATCTTGCTGACTGAAGGCAAGGAGGTGCAGACGCTTAACCAGGCCTTGTGTAAGAAAGACTCACTCAATAGTAAGGTCTTGCAATCCAGCAACATCGCGTCCTCTCTATATCAGTCGAGCCCTCGAATGGTACCCGCGAACGTTACACCGGAGTGTACGCCGATTTTTATCAAAGCACAACCAAAGACACCTAAGGTTAAGGGAAAGAGACAACAGACCAAGCCGCctggagagagaaagcccAGAAAGAGCAAAAAGGATTCTATTGGAGCTGGAGCTAGTGCTGGCGGAGAAGATTTTGAACCTATGGAAGTGGTCCCTGGACCATCTACGTCCAAAGCTGGTGGGCAAAAAGCCAGTGGAAGCACTCAA CCATCGATGATGATGTTCCTTACCGAGCAACGTCCGCAAAAGAAGCAGCCATCTTCGACCGTCGTCAGCAGCAGTGGATTTGACAGCGACTCTGGCATTATTATGGAAGAGTTCCAACCTATCTCTCGACCCAATTCTTCAGACCCTTACAGCTACATCCGCCCATCCGATGTGAAGCTCCTTACCTCTGACAGTCACGCTCTCGAGTTTCTCACGCTCTGCGCCATGAAGAAATCCGAGCAGGAGTCCGATCAGAAAGCTGAACCGTATTTACAAATCGACAGGACCTGGCTTCCAAAACGCACTCCACCACGATTGGAGATGTTCGAGGAGCTCGAGATTCCCAATCTTAACATCCTCGACTGCATCAAGAACCTGTGTGTCTACGAGAAAACAGAAGAGGAGATCGAGGTGCACTGTCTGTCCGACGAGTCCGTGCACGAGTTCGCACCTCCTGTCGTAGAAGACAATGACACGAGACAGTCTGATTTCTTCAATAACTTCGCCAGTCCACCCAAGTCAAAGTACGCCGAGGCATCCGAACAGAGAGCCCAGATGGTCAAAGAGGTAGCGGCGGCAAACTTTTTCGCCGACGACTTCTCCGCAAGCGTCAATTCCGTGAGAAAGGCCGAATCCATCggttcggactttttcgacgtGGACTTCAGTTTGCAGAAAGAGGTGCCCCAATATAAGGAACGGAGTCGAGAAACATCGGTCGAGTTGAATGAAAGGACACCTACGAAGGAAATATTCCAGCCTCGGGATCAGAGCCGAGAATCATCGGTAGAGTCGAAACCGAGGACACCCGCAAAGGTAGAAGTCGATTTCACATCACTGCTGGACGAGGGTACCGAAAGCGAATCGAGTCAGTGTGTCGAGGCCAGTGTTGAGGGTTCTAACATTTTCGATGAACTCCTCGAGGCAGATGACTCCAGCGACGAGACCGAGATGTTCGACACCACTGTGCTACCTAATAGGACACTCGTTGGTAAGAGAAGTGCTAGTCGCAGTCCAGAGCATGAGAAAGAGGAACCTCTAGCCAAGCGACAAAAGACCGAGGAATCGTCGGATAGCGAAGCGGTACCTGGAACACCGCCCAAGGATAAGGATCTGAGTCGGTCAATTCTTAGCTACAGCGTAGGGAGTATCGTTCCTGCtccggctgctgctgatgatgaCTCCGATGTAGACATGTTCGAGGACATGGACTTCGAGACGCAGTTTACTTTCAGGGATACCAAGCTCAAGCAGTCCCAAGTTAAACAGGATGTTGAAAAGAAGGAGAAGATCGCTGCAGGCGACGAGCTAGTCTTTGATGATCCGAGCATACTGGATAGTGACAATGACAGAACGCTGCTACCAGAAGTCGAAGAACTAAatacaaaagaagaaaaggatAGCAAAGACAAACCAATGCTACCAGCAGCTAAAGAACCAAATGCAGACGTCAGGACGGTTGATAACGACAAATCTAAGGGCAAAACTAGTGCTAATAGTTTTGACTTTGACGATTGGATGGACGACTTTGACTTCGATGTGGATGCCTGTGTCGTGGAGAAGGAGAAGATCGAGCGCGAGGAAGTCAGCAGTTTTTTCGAGCGCAAGACTCGCTCACAGGAAGCTTCTACCTCTGGCTGGATCGACAGCAAAATGCCGGCGCCTCTCAGTCTTATGAACTCCAATAAACCGAGCCTGTCGCTCAAAAAGAAACCAGATGATGTGCATAAAAAGGTACTGAGCGTCCAGGGAGTACCGCGACCGAACGCAGGCTTACTCAGTTTGAAACGTGACAAGGACGGGTTTGCTGTGCCCTCAATCAAGCTAAATCACGGAGgtatcagcagcagcaacaaggAGAACAGCTTGCCGAGGTGGCATCGCGACAAGAACATTAGCCCGCGCTTCCGAAAGTACCACAGTGAGAACAATATCACTATTGATTCGCACAAGGAGGAAGAACGGAAGAAACGATCGAAATTGAGGAAGAGAATAGTCAACGATTTTCTAGACGACGAGGCTGAGGTCTCAAGTGACATGGATACCTCTGAGGGAAGCTCTTGTGGTGAGGAGGACAAGGATAAGGATCTCGAGAGTTTCGTCAGTTACACGCAGGACGTGCACGAGGACGAGGACATGCGCGCACACTACCTGCAGACTGTAAACAAGAGTCCTATAAGGTCAGGAGCGTTTATGTTCAAAAAACCTAGGGAAGTGGTGCCGATGCACGAAATCTACTCGCAGCCCATCACACAGTCGCAGGCCAATGACACGTATATGCAT GACTCTTTTTGCGTAGGTGACGAGACGCAGATTGACGACATCAGGCATGACAGTGAGAGTTCCTCGAGCGATTCCATTTTGGATAGTATAGAGTCTAGCTCAGAAAGCAGACGAAGGAAAGTGAGAGACAAGAAGCGAGAGAAGTTTAAGGTTTTAAAGAACAAAAGgagaatgaataaaaataaaagagatctgagcagtagtagtagtagtaataCGTGTGGAAGCAGCAGCGAGGACGAAACTGAAGCCCTGCGCAGACAAGTTTTGGAAGAGTCCATGatgatgaagaaaaaaaaatcgcgacaCTGA